From a single Microbacterium murale genomic region:
- a CDS encoding ABC transporter permease: MTATASTATARVIRDYDRPLWRRILITREMAIIALLVLVVLVASVTLKGFAQPVTVNYLFLDIAPILLIALPMTLIMVTGEIDLSVGSMVGLASVVTGVLTQSGAPFEIAALAALAVGVIGGAVNGFLVTVVGLPSLAVTIGTLALFRGLAVGLLGTTAVTDFPEVWKDLAKAKIAGTTIPYIVIPFLVLLAIFIILLHFTPFGRGVYAIGLSKDAARFSGVHVERTKFILFVLAGAVAAFAGIFYTLRFGSARGDNATGLELQVIAAVVLGGVSVFGGRGQLHGVVAAVLLIGVLSSALRLAGVTSDVINIITGGLLVFSVVAASLLAWAHRLRSKAGPPRPRVAASSAP; encoded by the coding sequence ATGACCGCGACAGCATCCACGGCCACCGCCCGCGTCATCCGTGACTACGACAGGCCGCTCTGGCGGCGCATCCTGATCACCCGTGAGATGGCGATCATCGCCCTGCTGGTACTCGTCGTGCTCGTCGCATCCGTCACGCTGAAGGGCTTCGCGCAGCCGGTCACGGTGAACTACCTCTTCCTGGACATCGCTCCGATCCTGCTCATCGCACTGCCGATGACGCTCATCATGGTGACCGGCGAGATCGACCTGTCGGTCGGCAGCATGGTCGGCCTCGCGAGCGTCGTCACCGGCGTGCTCACCCAGTCGGGAGCACCGTTCGAGATCGCGGCCCTCGCAGCCCTCGCCGTCGGAGTCATCGGCGGCGCGGTCAACGGCTTCCTCGTCACGGTCGTCGGATTGCCGTCACTCGCCGTGACGATCGGCACGCTCGCACTGTTCCGCGGTCTCGCGGTCGGTCTCCTCGGCACGACAGCCGTGACGGACTTCCCCGAGGTCTGGAAGGACCTGGCCAAGGCGAAGATCGCCGGCACGACGATCCCCTACATCGTCATCCCGTTCCTCGTGCTGCTGGCGATCTTCATCATCCTGCTGCACTTCACGCCATTCGGTCGTGGAGTGTACGCGATCGGACTCTCGAAGGACGCCGCCCGGTTCTCGGGCGTGCACGTCGAGCGGACGAAGTTCATCCTCTTCGTGCTCGCCGGTGCCGTGGCCGCCTTCGCCGGCATCTTCTATACGCTGCGGTTCGGCAGCGCCAGAGGCGACAACGCCACCGGGCTCGAACTGCAGGTGATCGCAGCCGTCGTGCTCGGCGGGGTGTCGGTGTTCGGCGGGCGAGGGCAGCTGCACGGCGTCGTCGCCGCTGTCCTGCTGATCGGCGTGCTCTCCAGCGCATTGCGCCTGGCCGGCGTCACGTCCGACGTCATCAACATCATCACCGGTGGCCTGCTGGTGTTCTCCGTCGTGGCAGCCAGCCTGCTCGCCTGGGCGCACCGGTTGCGCTCGAAGGCCGGGCCTCCACGACCACGCGTTGCAGCCTCTTCCGCACCATGA
- a CDS encoding rhamnulokinase — protein MTGSVRAVAAVDLGATSGRVMIGRVGDDALDLELVTRFPNGPVEREDGLHWDFDALYGHILEGLTAAVSREPAIESIGIDSWAVDYGLLRDGELLAQPFHYRDPRSEQGVTEVHEIVPFSELYQRNGLQFLPFNTLYQYRVDARLADADAALLIPDLIAYLLTGARVAERTNASTTGLLGVRSGEWDAELAHRLGIPTAALPALVDPGSAIGRLSPELAARIGKDLPVITVGSHDTASAVVAVPMVSPNAAYISCGTWGLVGVELAEPVLTDAAREANFTHELGVDGRYRFLHNVTGLWLLSETVRAWEAEDGAAIDLSELLSSASAVTGAIALFDANDSSLSAPGDMPARIAALLRAQGSDVPESRAAFARTIVESIAAAFAAAVQTAADLSERELDSIHLVGGGSLNRLLCQATADRSGLPVLAGPVEATALGNVLVQARALGAAPATLEELRGLVARTHEPERFDPR, from the coding sequence ATGACAGGGAGCGTCCGCGCGGTCGCGGCAGTCGACCTGGGCGCGACCAGCGGACGCGTCATGATCGGGCGCGTCGGCGACGACGCGCTCGATCTCGAGCTCGTCACCCGATTCCCGAACGGGCCCGTCGAGCGCGAAGACGGCCTGCACTGGGATTTCGACGCGCTCTACGGCCACATCTTGGAGGGCCTGACTGCGGCGGTGAGCCGCGAACCCGCGATCGAGAGCATCGGCATCGATTCCTGGGCCGTGGACTACGGCCTGCTGCGCGACGGCGAGCTGCTCGCGCAGCCGTTCCACTATCGTGATCCGCGCTCTGAACAGGGCGTCACCGAGGTGCACGAGATCGTCCCGTTCAGCGAGCTGTACCAGCGGAACGGACTGCAGTTCCTGCCGTTCAACACGCTGTACCAGTACCGCGTCGATGCACGTCTCGCGGACGCGGACGCTGCTCTGCTCATCCCGGATCTGATCGCATACCTTCTGACCGGTGCTCGTGTCGCCGAGCGCACGAACGCCTCGACGACCGGCCTGCTCGGTGTGCGCTCCGGCGAGTGGGATGCCGAGCTGGCACATCGCCTCGGCATCCCGACCGCAGCGCTCCCGGCACTGGTCGACCCCGGTTCGGCGATCGGGAGGCTGAGCCCTGAACTCGCTGCACGCATCGGCAAGGATCTCCCCGTCATCACGGTCGGCTCGCATGACACGGCATCCGCCGTCGTCGCCGTGCCGATGGTCTCGCCGAACGCGGCGTACATCTCCTGCGGTACGTGGGGTCTCGTCGGCGTGGAGCTCGCCGAACCGGTTCTGACGGATGCTGCGCGCGAGGCGAACTTCACGCACGAACTCGGCGTCGACGGACGCTACCGCTTCCTCCACAATGTCACCGGGCTCTGGCTGCTCAGCGAGACGGTCCGGGCATGGGAGGCGGAGGACGGCGCGGCGATCGATCTGTCCGAACTGCTGAGCTCCGCGTCCGCAGTGACCGGCGCGATCGCCCTTTTCGACGCCAACGACTCGTCGTTGAGTGCTCCCGGCGACATGCCTGCGCGCATCGCCGCGTTGCTGCGCGCTCAGGGCTCGGACGTACCGGAGAGCCGAGCAGCATTCGCCCGCACGATCGTCGAGTCGATCGCCGCCGCCTTCGCCGCAGCGGTTCAGACGGCGGCCGATCTCTCAGAGCGCGAGCTTGACAGCATCCATCTCGTCGGCGGCGGGTCGCTCAACCGGTTGCTCTGCCAGGCGACCGCGGACCGCTCGGGTCTTCCCGTTCTGGCCGGCCCCGTCGAGGCGACCGCGCTGGGCAACGTGCTCGTTCAGGCTCGCGCCCTCGGTGCCGCGCCCGCGACGCTCGAGGAACTCCGCGGGCTCGTCGCACGGACACACGAACCCGAACGCTTCGATCCGCGCTGA
- a CDS encoding ABC transporter permease, translating into MTTTAQAPASGLRHALGGVGRAREFGILAALVVVVIAATVKNPNFLFSADGWRDLLLTPSILMLVAVGQAIVIITRNVDLSVGSVMGLTAYLTGRLFIDVPGIPIVLVVIAAVVFGALLGLINGALVAFAKVPAMVITLGTLYAYRGINVLWTGSDRINASDMPKEFLGLGTQQVLTIPVLTIIAVIVLALAAWYMRNTRGGREYYAIGSDPAAAELYGLQVTRRVLSAFVLSGALAGLAGVFYAARYGSISSQAGSGWELDAVGAAVIGGIAITGGVGTVWGAAIGAMLLMTINRALPILGIPDFWQRAVVGVLIIGAIVLDRVLAVRQKRRLIEARDES; encoded by the coding sequence GTGACCACCACCGCACAGGCACCGGCATCCGGTCTTCGTCACGCACTCGGCGGCGTCGGCCGCGCTCGTGAGTTCGGCATCCTCGCCGCCCTCGTCGTCGTCGTCATCGCCGCGACGGTGAAGAACCCGAACTTCCTGTTCAGCGCTGATGGGTGGCGCGACCTGCTGCTCACGCCTTCGATCCTCATGCTCGTCGCGGTCGGCCAGGCGATCGTCATCATCACGCGGAACGTCGACCTCTCTGTCGGATCGGTGATGGGACTCACCGCCTACCTCACCGGTCGGCTGTTCATCGACGTGCCGGGCATCCCGATCGTCCTCGTCGTCATCGCCGCAGTGGTCTTCGGTGCGCTCCTCGGGCTCATCAACGGCGCGCTCGTCGCCTTCGCGAAGGTCCCGGCGATGGTGATCACGCTGGGCACGCTGTATGCCTATCGAGGCATCAATGTGCTGTGGACCGGCAGCGACCGGATCAACGCCTCCGACATGCCCAAGGAGTTCCTCGGCCTCGGCACCCAGCAGGTGCTCACGATTCCAGTACTGACGATCATCGCGGTGATCGTGCTCGCCCTCGCCGCCTGGTACATGCGCAACACGAGGGGTGGCCGGGAGTACTACGCCATCGGTTCGGATCCGGCTGCTGCGGAGCTTTACGGTCTGCAGGTCACCCGCCGGGTACTCAGCGCCTTCGTCCTCTCCGGTGCACTCGCCGGTCTCGCCGGCGTCTTCTATGCCGCCCGCTACGGCTCGATCAGTTCGCAGGCGGGCTCCGGCTGGGAGTTGGATGCGGTCGGCGCAGCCGTCATCGGCGGCATCGCCATCACCGGCGGCGTCGGCACGGTGTGGGGTGCCGCGATCGGAGCGATGCTCCTGATGACCATCAACCGGGCTCTGCCGATCCTCGGCATCCCCGACTTCTGGCAGCGCGCCGTCGTCGGCGTGCTCATCATCGGCGCGATCGTGCTCGACCGCGTGCTCGCGGTCCGGCAGAAACGGCGGCTCATCGAGGCGAGGGACGAATCATGA
- the rhaS gene encoding rhamnose ABC transporter substrate-binding protein: protein MKFSRKRVTAFAAVAVAAALVLTGCADTGGGTGGGDGGGSEGGSDNLTITFLPKNLGNPYFDTSSKGGKTAVEEIGGTFAEVGPAEATPDGQVSYINTATQQGVGALVVSANDPQAICDALNEARDAGVKVVTFDSDTNPDCRDLFINQADAEGIAKVQVDLIADQIGGAGEVAVLSASANATNQNAWIDLMTEYVASEYPDITLVETVYGDDDDQTSFDKTAALLQTHPNLKGIISPTTVGIAAAARYLSTSDYKGTVALTGLGTPNQMREYVEDGTVTAFALWNPEELGYLSAYAAAALIQGDITGAEGDTFEAGDLGEYTVGADGTVLLGDPFEFNADNIGDFDF, encoded by the coding sequence ATGAAGTTTTCACGCAAGCGTGTCACTGCATTCGCTGCTGTGGCTGTCGCCGCGGCACTCGTGTTGACCGGCTGCGCCGACACCGGAGGCGGCACGGGCGGCGGCGATGGCGGCGGGTCAGAGGGCGGTTCGGACAACCTGACGATCACATTCCTGCCGAAGAACCTCGGCAACCCGTACTTCGACACCTCGAGCAAGGGCGGCAAGACTGCGGTCGAGGAGATCGGCGGCACCTTCGCCGAGGTCGGGCCTGCGGAGGCGACCCCTGACGGCCAGGTGAGTTACATCAACACCGCTACTCAGCAGGGAGTCGGGGCGCTCGTCGTCTCGGCGAACGACCCTCAGGCCATCTGCGACGCACTGAATGAGGCACGCGACGCCGGTGTGAAGGTCGTCACGTTCGACTCCGACACGAACCCCGACTGCCGCGACCTGTTCATCAACCAGGCCGATGCCGAGGGCATCGCCAAGGTCCAGGTCGACCTGATCGCCGATCAGATCGGCGGAGCAGGCGAGGTCGCGGTGCTCTCCGCATCGGCGAACGCGACGAACCAGAACGCCTGGATCGACCTGATGACGGAGTATGTCGCCAGTGAGTACCCTGACATCACGCTCGTCGAGACCGTCTACGGCGACGACGACGATCAGACCTCGTTCGACAAGACGGCGGCACTGCTGCAGACGCACCCGAACCTGAAGGGCATCATCTCGCCCACGACGGTCGGCATCGCAGCTGCTGCACGTTACCTCTCCACCTCGGACTACAAGGGCACGGTGGCGCTGACGGGCCTCGGCACGCCGAACCAGATGCGCGAATACGTCGAGGACGGCACCGTCACCGCGTTCGCGCTGTGGAACCCGGAGGAGCTCGGCTACCTGTCCGCCTACGCGGCTGCCGCACTCATCCAGGGCGACATCACCGGCGCCGAGGGCGACACCTTCGAAGCGGGTGACCTCGGTGAGTACACCGTCGGCGCGGACGGCACCGTTCTGCTCGGCGACCCGTTCGAGTTCAACGCGGACAACATCGGCGACTTCGACTTCTGA